A window of Actinomadura viridis genomic DNA:
CGATCAGATCAAACCGGTCCTGGTGACCGGTCCACGGCTGGAGGTGGCCGCACGATGACCACGACGCCCGACCTCGTTCTCACCAGGGAACCCGCCGCGCCGCCCCGCGGCTCCGGCACCCGCGCCACGACGCGCTGGCACGACATCTGCCCGTTCACCACGCTGATGCCCGAACGCGGCGCCTGCGCGATGGTGGAGGGCGTCCAGGTGGCGCTGTTCCTCACGTTCGAGGGCGAGCTGTTCGCGACCTCGAACCTGGACCCGTTCAGCGGCGCGTACGTGATCTCCCGCGGGATCCTGGGCACCCGCGGCGGCGCCCCCACCGTCGCCTCGCCCATGTTCAAGCAGGTCTTCGACCTGCGCACCGGAGCCTGCCTGGACGATCCGGACGTCACCCTGCGCACCTTCCCGGTCCGCCGGAATCCCGACACCGGCCGCGTGGAGGTGGCGCTGCCCGATGAACACCGAGAGTGAGCCCCTCGCCGGGTTCGCGGTCGGAGTGACCGCGGCCCGCCGCCACGAGGAACTGGCCACGCTGCTGGAACGGCGCGGCGCCCGGGTCGTCAACGCTCCCGCGATCCGGCTGATCCCGCTGTCCGACGACGCCGAGCTGCTGCACGCCACCCAGGAGTGCATCCAGAGCCCGCTCGACCACGTGGTGGTCACCACCGGGATCGGGTTCCGGGCCTGGCTGGAGACCGCCGACGGGTGGGGGCTGCGCGACGGCCTGATCGAACGGCTGTCCCAGGTGGACATCCTGGCCCGCGGGCCCAAGTCGCGCGGCGCGATCCGCCAGGCCGGGCTGCAGGAACGCTGGTCGCCGGACTCGGAGAGCTGCGCCGAGGTGCTCAAGCACCTGCTGGAGAAGGACCTGGCCGGCGCCCGGGTCGCGGTGCAGCTGTACG
This region includes:
- the nirD gene encoding nitrite reductase small subunit NirD, with protein sequence MTTTPDLVLTREPAAPPRGSGTRATTRWHDICPFTTLMPERGACAMVEGVQVALFLTFEGELFATSNLDPFSGAYVISRGILGTRGGAPTVASPMFKQVFDLRTGACLDDPDVTLRTFPVRRNPDTGRVEVALPDEHRE